The DNA window TCCAATCTCATTTCTCAGGCCAATCCAGTGGTGTTTATAGCCCAGATTTCCCGTACAACCCATTGCGCTGGTTCAACTATACTGGAAACCCACCGAACAACACCATGGTGGGCAATGCTACCAAAGTGATGGTGCTCCCTTTCAACACCAGCGTGGAACTGACCATGCAGGACACCAGCATTCTTGGTGCCGAAAGCCACCCGCTCCATCTCCACGGATTCAACTTCTTTGTAGTTGGGCAAGGTTTCGGGAACTACGATCCAAATAAGGACCCCAAGAACTTCAACCTTGTGGATCCCGTTGAAAGGAACACGGTTGGGGTTCCATCTGGGGGTTGGGTTGCCATCCGTTTTTTAACAGACAATCCAGGTTTGTAATTTGTAAGGGTTTCTAGTTACTTATTTATTGattaatctttttcttttctccaggGCTCGTGACTTTGGAATTGATTTTGTTAACCTGTATGTGTGTGTAGGGGTGTGGTTCATGCACTGCCATCTGGAAGTCCATACAAGCTGGGGTTTGAAGATGGCGTGGCTTGTCTTAGACGGAAAGCTTCCCAATCAAAAGCTTCTTCCACCGCCAGCAGATCTCCCAAAATGCTAGTATACTTGTTTCTTTTTTGGCCTTTTGCCAGTAttcaagtgtttttttttttttttttttttgcttttccagTTTTCCACTCTGCGGCTTTCTAACGTTCATCATCGATGTTCAACCTTCTGCTGACTGGCCCGTTCTAATCCAGCAATTTTATGGCATTGACTTGTCAAATTCTTTTACTTCTTCAGTTCCATCTTTCAAATATCTTGTTGAGCTTAATTAGCAGAGAGACATGGATATGTGATTGGTAGGGTGGACAAACACCATGTTTTGTAATTTAAAGAACTCAATAAGGTGGTTATGCAATGAAATGTCTATGACATCGCCGAGTTCGGAGCATCAGATTTTTCATTCATTCGCATGGTTTTAATTTACGATAATTCCCTTGGGTTCATAAAGTTCTTGCTCATTTCTTTTTCCACGCTTTTACATTATGTTGACCTCTCCTCGCTTAGTTATATTACATATTTTtgcgaatttttttttttgaaaaaaagtcCCAAACTAACTTATTACCAATGAAAACAACGGGAGGGAGATTACACCAGTCTTGACTTTGGAAAATAAGAGTGAAAGGCACGTACGTTTAACAAACCACAAAATTATTCAATATAATTGAGCATCTCCATTTTTATTCCCCGGTGAGCAATTGTTTAGAATATTTTTAAACTAGTtattactttttcttttccccctttcttCTACCTTTTTCACGTCGAGGACCAAATCAGCTCATGTTATGGACTTTTTTCGGTTCGAAAAGCACCAACCTTTGTACAAATGTCCATCCAACACTAAGCCCTTTctctttcttcaaaaaaaaaaaaaacctctttTACCACAAAAGATAATTTCATGTTGGATTTTACTTCTACGGGGGCAAGGGAAAATCAAGTGATTCCCTCGGTGCATCCCTGAACAAGTTCAATGCTATGCAGTCTTCAATTTTTTGTAGTATGAAGCCCAAGGATACAATCCGCAAAAACATTAACAAGCAAATCAAAGAAACGTATGAAGAGAATAAGCACAAAACGATTTCTTGAGCCTTTCCAACAAGAAGCATTTAATTTTGAAGAACAATAACTATATAGAACCCAAAACATTAAGTCTAGAAGCACCATGATTGCTTGTTTTCCTTGTCATTTGTGTCTCTCTCTccatctttttttctttttccgctGTAGTCTCACTGTCAAATAGCAAGATAACATCACATTTGCCTATGAAACAAGGGATTTGGTTAATAATAGGTGCTTAGTGAGCATATGTGTTATAACAGATGATTCAGATTTAGGTGTTAATTCTTTTTGGTAAGGGTAAAACTTATTTGGGaacatattaaaatataaaattcgTATGGTACGTTAAGTGTATTAATGAGTGTTTATCAGGTACTACCCCTTTGGGAAAAAATTCCTAAATAAACCTCAAAGCTTCTTGTGGacaaataattttgaaaaaaaaaagaagaatgaaaGCTAGAAAATAATCGAGCAAAAtataattaaagaaaaagaaaaaaaaaaagaggagtcATGATCCTGCACGCGACTGGTTTCCTTTGAAAATACAACAATTACGACAACTcagattttggtagttttggCAAGAGGCCACGTTTAGAAAACTTAAAACCAAGATATATAGTTTCGATGGGTAAACATCAGAGCTGTTATGGGTGCACTGCAGTGTGAGAAACAACCGACATCATCTAACAAAATGGCATTGACAACGACGacctctcttcctctcttccACTTCCCCACTAATTATATATGTCGTAATTAGTTAGCAAAGCATCAAGTACAGGAGGTTGAGTCGGACATAGACGGCTACTGAGCAACCATATTATCCCAATTTAATTAATTCTAGTTAGGATGCTGATGACCCATTTCTTTAGTGCATCagaaattttatttattgatttatattttttgtcTCATGATGAATCACAAATTGATCTATTTTCTCACATGTACAGTGAAACGTGTATTTAATGATCATACGACAAAAAGCCCCAGAAATTGGAACCTTTTAGTCTAGATTCCCATCATTAACTTTCTTGCCATCAAAATCTTTTGCCAATGTACAGATCTGGGAGGATTTAAATCCATCTTTAGATTGATTGAActttcaaggaaaaaaaaaaaagtctaagcAGTAACCACCTATCTTATCTATCTCCATTGCCGAATAGAGGACTTCTCAAGTTTCGAACAGCTTTCTCAAGTTTCGAACATGagtccttttttttcttttcttttctctttggaCAAAGTTTTGAACTTGAATTAATAGACTGAAACCTCGTAAATGCAGATAAAGCTTTGAAcaaagttttcttttcttttttcctttgtcGTCCAATTAAAGATCAAAGTTGAAAAACTAAAGTGAGGCAGTCGATACTAAATCAGGACCGAAAATAAGATAGTTTTGCTGTTAAAAAAGCACGCTTCTCCACGTACAATTGAAAACTTAAAATTCCTGACAAATGGTAGGTATAATAGAGCATTCGAGATGTAGAAAAGAGACCCATAAGATGATTCAACAATTATGGAGAGTTCTGTAAATCAACCGATGGATGGAGAAGGAATCCCCCAATAGCAGAGTGAAAAATGACGATCAATAAAAAGAGAGAAAGCCTTAAAAGGGCAATATGGACTTCAAGCAAGCTGGAGTAGTGTCGTACGGTAGGGGAGTGTCTTGCTCACTTGGACATCACTCAAAAGAATAGTTATACCCGCTGCTGACCGATTCAGGTCACCATGCACTCCCTTACGGACACTTTAGACATCATAATTTCATCCTTACAACCGATCTAATCACCTAATAAACCAAACGAAAACAGCCCTTTTCTTGGTggttatatatgtatatatatatattcatgcaACACCATTGCACTTGTACCTTGCATCTGCAATTCTGCAATCCTTGAGGACTTCAAATTACACGAATATTTCCTTCCCATTTTTTCTGCAGTCTTCAATCTTTTCCAACAACCAGACAACACACCGCAAAAAAGCCAATACAAAATGGGATTTAGCTTTGTAAAGCATCTTCTAGTAGTGCTGATTTCTTTCTGGGTTTTTGCTGATCCGGCATTTGCAAAGCATGAGGGCATTACTAGGCACTATAAGTTTGACGTAAGTACTGCATTCCATTTTAATGTagcctttttcttctttattgACTTTCTCACTTTTTGTCCCTTTACCGATCGATCTTGATCGTCTGCTGCACATGTGCAATATTCTGCGCAGGTTAGAATGCAAAATGTGACAAGACTTTGCCAAACCAAGAGCATCGTGACGGTGAATGGGCAGCTTCCAGGGCCACAAATAACTGCAAGGGAAGGTGACAGAGTGATCGTTAAGGTGGTTAACCATGTTCAGTACAATTTGACAGTTCACTGGTACGGAAGTTGAAACCATCATGCATGATCGAcgatctttttttctttttccttttttggctGATTGTAGCATGAATCTAATTTTGCTGAATACGGACTATCCTGGTGCAGGCACGGGGTGAGGCAACTGAGGAGTGGATGGGCAGACGGACCTGCTTATGTCACTCAGTGTCCAATTCAAACAGGGCAGAGCTATGTTTACAACTTCACCGTAACTGGCCAAAGAGGGACCCTCTTCTGGCATGCTCACATCTCATGGCTTAGAGTCACAGTTTATGGCCCCATTGTCATCCTTCCAAAGCGAGGCGTCCCCTACCCTTTCCCCCAACCTTACAAGGAAGTTCCCATCATTTTCGGTACAAACCTCACCTGCTAAATACTACTGCTATTACTTCAGTTATTATGCTTGTAATTTATCAATATGACTCTGGGTGTTATATTCCTATACACATTCGCATTATAGTACTGTATTAATATGACTCTGGACGTTAAATGTTTACTAAATTTGCAGGTGAATGGTGGAAGACCGATACAGAAATACTCATTAACCAAGCTATGCAAACAGGATTGGCCCCGAATGTCTCTGATGCCTTTACAATCAATGGTCTTCCAGGACACCTCTACAACTGTTCAGCTAAAGGTACGTCCGCAAGCTAGAGGAAATTTACTACTCTTTTAAGTGCTGCCTACAGTAGTAGTGTTTTAGCTGCTTGGTACTCACGATTGGAAGCTCTACTTGCTGAGGCAGATACGTTCAAATTGAAGGTGAAGCCAGGGAAGACGTATCTCCTGAGACTGATCAACGCTGCACTCAACGACGAGCTCTTCTTCAGCATCGCCAACCACAGCTTAACTGTTGTGGAAGCTGACGCCGTCTACACAAAACCGTTCAAGACAGACACAGTTCTCATCACTCCCGGACAAACCACGAATGTCCTCCTTAAGACCAAACGTCATTCCCCTAATGCTACCTTCCTGATGGCAGCCAGGCCTTACGCCACCGGTCCAGCTGCGTTCGACAATACCACCACCGCAGGCATACTAGAATATCACCTACCATCTCCCGTtcccaaatccaacaaaaacaaaatacaaCTCCCGCTCTTGAAACCCTCTCTCCCGATATTCAACGACACCACATTTGCAGCAAATTTCAATAAAAGAGTCCGAAGTTTAGCCACCCCGAATTTCCCGGCCAATGTGCCTCAGAAGATTGAC is part of the Coffea eugenioides isolate CCC68of chromosome 6, Ceug_1.0, whole genome shotgun sequence genome and encodes:
- the LOC113775352 gene encoding laccase-4-like, with product MGFSFVKHLLVVLISFWVFADPAFAKHEGITRHYKFDVRMQNVTRLCQTKSIVTVNGQLPGPQITAREGDRVIVKVVNHVQYNLTVHWHGVRQLRSGWADGPAYVTQCPIQTGQSYVYNFTVTGQRGTLFWHAHISWLRVTVYGPIVILPKRGVPYPFPQPYKEVPIIFGEWWKTDTEILINQAMQTGLAPNVSDAFTINGLPGHLYNCSAKDTFKLKVKPGKTYLLRLINAALNDELFFSIANHSLTVVEADAVYTKPFKTDTVLITPGQTTNVLLKTKRHSPNATFLMAARPYATGPAAFDNTTTAGILEYHLPSPVPKSNKNKIQLPLLKPSLPIFNDTTFAANFNKRVRSLATPNFPANVPQKIDRKFFFTVGLGIMGCPQSQTCQGPNNTRVAAAVNNVSFVMPTTALLQAHFFNQNNGVYTTDFPANPPFNFNYTGTPPANIMVSSGTKVVVLPFNTSVELVLQDTSIIGAESHPLHLHGFNFFIVGQGIGNFDPKKDPAKFNLVDPAERNTAGVPSGGWIAIRFLADNPGVWFMHCHLEVHTSWGLKMAWIVRDGKGRKQKLPPPPSDLPKC